In Agrobacterium sp. RAC06, a single window of DNA contains:
- a CDS encoding electron transfer flavoprotein-ubiquinone oxidoreductase has translation MSTDMELPERESMEFDVVIVGAGPAGLSAAIRLKQVNPDLTVVVLEKGAEVGAHILSGAVVDPIGIDRLIPGWREEADHPFKTEVTDDQFLFLGPAGSIRLPNMLMPPLMNNHGNYIVSLGNVCRWLGAHAEALGVEIYPGFAASEVLYNDQGAVIGVATGDMGIKKNGEPGPAYTRGMELLGKYVLISEGVRGSLAKQLIAKFDLSRESDVQKFGIGLKELWQVKPEHHKPGLVQHSFGWPLGMKTGGGSFLYHLEDNMVAVGFVVHLNYKNPYLYPFEEFQRFKTHPAIAKTFEGGKRLSYGARAITEGGYQSVPKLSFPGGALIGCSAGLVNVPRIKGSHNAVLSGMLAAEKIADAIAAGRANDEPIEIEIEWRSTDIGKDLKRVRNVKPLWSKLGTALGVGLGGIDMWMNQLVGFSFFGTLKHGKTDAQSLEPAASHKPIAYPKPDGVLTFDRLSSVFLSNTNHEEDQPVHLKVKDMDLQKRSELDVYAGPSTRYCPAGVYEWVEKEGEQTFVINAQNCVHCKTCDIKDPNQNINWVPPQGGEGPVYPNM, from the coding sequence ATGAGCACGGATATGGAACTGCCAGAACGCGAAAGCATGGAATTCGACGTCGTGATCGTGGGCGCAGGTCCCGCAGGTCTGTCGGCAGCGATCCGTCTGAAACAGGTCAATCCGGATCTGACCGTCGTCGTGCTCGAAAAGGGTGCGGAAGTCGGCGCGCATATTCTCTCCGGTGCCGTGGTGGATCCCATCGGCATCGACCGGCTGATCCCCGGCTGGCGCGAGGAAGCCGACCATCCGTTCAAGACGGAAGTCACCGATGACCAGTTCCTCTTCCTCGGTCCGGCCGGCTCAATTCGCCTTCCCAACATGCTGATGCCGCCGCTGATGAACAATCACGGCAATTACATCGTCTCGCTCGGCAATGTCTGTCGCTGGCTCGGCGCCCATGCGGAAGCGCTCGGCGTCGAGATCTATCCGGGCTTTGCAGCCTCCGAAGTGCTCTACAATGACCAGGGCGCCGTGATCGGCGTCGCGACCGGCGACATGGGCATCAAGAAAAACGGCGAGCCGGGTCCGGCCTACACGCGCGGCATGGAACTGCTCGGCAAATATGTGCTGATCTCGGAAGGCGTGCGCGGCTCGCTCGCCAAGCAGCTGATTGCCAAGTTCGATCTTTCGCGCGAAAGCGACGTGCAGAAGTTCGGCATCGGCCTGAAGGAACTCTGGCAGGTCAAGCCCGAGCACCACAAGCCGGGCCTCGTCCAGCATTCCTTCGGCTGGCCGCTCGGGATGAAGACCGGCGGCGGCTCCTTCCTCTACCATCTCGAAGACAACATGGTTGCCGTCGGCTTCGTCGTGCACCTGAACTACAAGAACCCCTATCTTTATCCCTTCGAGGAGTTCCAGCGGTTCAAGACCCATCCGGCGATCGCCAAGACCTTTGAAGGCGGCAAGCGCCTGTCCTATGGCGCCCGCGCCATTACCGAAGGCGGGTACCAGTCCGTGCCGAAGCTCTCCTTCCCGGGCGGCGCGCTGATCGGCTGTTCCGCCGGTCTCGTCAACGTCCCCCGCATCAAGGGCAGCCATAACGCCGTGCTCTCCGGCATGCTGGCAGCAGAAAAAATTGCGGATGCGATTGCCGCCGGCCGCGCCAATGACGAACCGATCGAGATCGAGATCGAATGGCGTTCGACCGACATCGGCAAGGACCTCAAGCGCGTGCGCAACGTCAAGCCGCTCTGGTCGAAGCTCGGTACGGCGCTGGGCGTCGGCCTCGGTGGCATCGACATGTGGATGAACCAGCTCGTGGGCTTCTCCTTCTTCGGCACGCTGAAGCATGGCAAGACCGATGCACAATCCCTGGAGCCGGCAGCGAGCCACAAGCCGATCGCCTATCCGAAGCCGGATGGTGTGTTGACCTTCGACCGCCTCTCCTCGGTCTTCCTCTCCAACACCAACCACGAGGAAGACCAGCCGGTCCACCTCAAGGTCAAGGACATGGATCTGCAGAAGCGATCCGAACTCGACGTCTATGCCGGTCCGTCGACCCGCTACTGTCCGGCGGGCGTCTATGAATGGGTGGAGAAGGAGGGCGAGCAGACCTTCGTGATCAACGCCCAGAACTGCGTTCACTGCAAGACCTGCGATATCAAGGACCCGAACCAGAATATCAACTGGGTACCGCCACAAGGCGGCGAAGGGCCGGTCTATCCGAACATGTAA
- a CDS encoding NAD(P)-dependent oxidoreductase, producing the protein MAFTYGFIGLGHLGRHLAGSLVRAGFTVVVNDLDPDNAKELVAAGAKFAANPQAVAEVADAVITCLPSPKVSERVLTGERGILKGLKPGATWIEMSTLDEQEVLRLGKIAADAGVRMLEAPVTGGVHLAASGEITVIIGGDADLYDLHRPAFQAMGKQIFRAGPLGKAAVIKVITNMLAFIHLIATGEALMLAKKGGIDLTDAFNIIKASSGNSFVHETEGQVILNGSYNINFTMDLAVKDLGFALGFGRDFGVPLDLASHALQTFIRARSTYGGDAWSSQVVKLLEDATGTDLRAPGFPAEL; encoded by the coding sequence ATGGCATTCACATATGGTTTCATCGGGCTCGGCCATCTTGGCCGCCATCTCGCCGGCAGCCTGGTCCGGGCTGGCTTCACCGTCGTGGTCAATGATCTCGATCCCGACAATGCCAAGGAGCTGGTGGCTGCCGGCGCCAAGTTTGCCGCAAACCCTCAAGCTGTGGCTGAAGTCGCAGATGCCGTGATCACGTGTCTGCCCTCGCCCAAGGTCAGCGAACGCGTTCTGACCGGCGAGCGCGGCATTCTGAAAGGCCTGAAGCCGGGTGCCACCTGGATCGAAATGAGCACGCTCGACGAACAGGAAGTCCTGCGTCTCGGCAAGATCGCGGCCGATGCTGGCGTGCGCATGCTTGAAGCGCCCGTTACCGGAGGCGTGCATCTGGCAGCCTCAGGCGAAATCACCGTCATCATCGGCGGAGATGCCGACCTCTACGATCTGCACCGGCCGGCCTTCCAGGCGATGGGAAAGCAGATTTTTCGAGCAGGCCCGCTCGGCAAGGCTGCCGTGATCAAGGTCATCACCAACATGCTCGCCTTCATCCACCTGATCGCAACCGGCGAGGCACTGATGCTGGCGAAGAAGGGGGGCATCGACCTGACGGATGCCTTCAACATCATCAAGGCCTCCTCGGGCAACAGTTTCGTGCATGAGACCGAGGGCCAGGTGATCCTGAACGGCAGCTACAACATCAACTTCACCATGGATCTCGCCGTCAAGGATCTGGGCTTTGCGCTGGGCTTCGGCCGCGACTTCGGCGTACCCCTCGACCTTGCCTCCCATGCACTGCAGACCTTCATCCGCGCCCGCTCGACCTATGGCGGCGACGCATGGTCGTCGCAGGTCGTGAAACTTCTCGAAGATGCAACCGGCACCGATCTGCGGGCACCCGGATTTCCAGCGGAGCTTTGA
- a CDS encoding FAD-binding oxidoreductase: protein MSSHSTFSPLDLTSALDGLHPDLRILGPEALAGRHPGEDQANLNAGVMAQPASTEAVAALVSWCRANRVAIVPQGGVSGLVGGGVSHAGDIILSSARLNRVLAIHADEETVEVEAGVTLEALRTALDPHGLTTGIDLGSRGSATIGGMAATNAGGILAFRNGVMRHQILGLEAVLPSGEIFSDLTRVVKVSAGPDLKQLLIGSEGAFGFVTRLVLKVETIRPHRAVALLGVPDASRGLRVAARLRRHPALQLEAAEMMWPRYVRDHAALKRFDLSWLENNTPVLLLEVSGETAEAATALLEAELAEIWEETELQGGIIAQSSDQARRFWEMREDSGFYFAAFPNAPSFDVSMPPSALDDYVAGLTNRLDAIGDGLEAYVYGHIADGNLHIAIAAAGPLPSELKAAVEAAVYDGIRASGGSFSAEHGVGLEKRAAYLTHVDPVKQALARQIKSVLDPHNLFNPGKVPF, encoded by the coding sequence ATGTCTTCGCATTCGACCTTCTCGCCCCTCGACCTCACCTCGGCACTTGACGGCCTGCATCCGGACCTCCGGATCCTTGGTCCCGAGGCGCTTGCTGGTCGCCATCCCGGAGAAGACCAAGCGAACCTGAATGCCGGCGTGATGGCGCAGCCGGCATCGACGGAGGCGGTCGCGGCGCTGGTATCCTGGTGCAGGGCAAACCGCGTTGCCATCGTGCCGCAAGGTGGGGTCAGCGGGCTCGTCGGCGGCGGCGTTTCCCATGCGGGTGACATCATTCTGTCCAGCGCCCGGCTTAACCGGGTGCTGGCAATTCATGCGGACGAGGAAACGGTCGAAGTGGAGGCAGGCGTCACCCTGGAGGCCCTGCGGACGGCACTGGACCCGCATGGGCTGACCACAGGCATCGACCTCGGCTCGCGTGGATCGGCGACGATCGGAGGAATGGCTGCCACCAATGCCGGCGGCATCCTTGCCTTCCGCAACGGCGTGATGCGCCATCAAATCCTGGGCCTTGAAGCCGTTCTTCCCTCGGGCGAGATCTTCTCGGACCTGACGCGGGTGGTGAAGGTCTCGGCGGGGCCGGATCTGAAGCAGTTGCTGATCGGCAGCGAGGGTGCCTTCGGTTTCGTCACGCGGCTCGTGCTGAAAGTCGAGACAATCCGCCCGCATCGTGCCGTGGCGCTCCTCGGCGTACCCGATGCGAGCCGCGGGTTGCGGGTTGCCGCGCGGCTGCGGCGCCATCCGGCGCTCCAGTTGGAAGCCGCCGAGATGATGTGGCCGCGTTATGTGCGCGATCACGCCGCGCTGAAGCGCTTCGACCTGTCCTGGCTGGAGAACAATACGCCGGTGCTGCTGCTGGAAGTCTCCGGCGAGACGGCAGAGGCCGCAACAGCGCTTCTCGAGGCAGAACTCGCCGAGATCTGGGAGGAGACCGAGCTTCAGGGCGGGATCATCGCCCAGTCCTCCGATCAGGCACGCCGCTTCTGGGAAATGCGTGAGGATTCCGGCTTCTACTTCGCCGCATTTCCCAATGCCCCGTCCTTCGACGTTTCGATGCCGCCCTCCGCCCTGGACGACTATGTCGCCGGACTGACTAATCGTCTTGACGCGATCGGCGATGGCTTGGAGGCCTATGTCTACGGGCATATCGCCGACGGCAACCTGCATATCGCAATTGCGGCTGCCGGGCCCCTGCCCTCTGAGCTGAAGGCGGCCGTCGAGGCGGCGGTCTATGATGGCATCCGTGCCTCGGGCGGCAGCTTCTCCGCAGAACACGGTGTTGGCCTCGAAAAGCGTGCCGCCTATCTGACCCACGTCGATCCGGTGAAACAGGCGCTTGCGCGCCAGATCAAGTCCGTGCTCGACCCGCACAACCTGTTCAATCCGGGCAAGGTGCCGTTCTGA
- a CDS encoding SDR family oxidoreductase has translation MDLGISGKRALVLAASRGLGLGIAKALAAEGCHVLICGRTEDKLKANVEAIRASGGKADYVVADLADAHFVDQMLHAVHHTLGGIDILVNNTGGPTPGTVEDMDAEKLYNFFQSMVVRVITLTNALVPLMKTQGFGRIVTVASSGVFEPIPNLALSNTLRGALVGWNKTLSAELASYGVTANMILPGRIHTDRIDELDGANAKKHGKSLDEVRAASVKSIPAQRLGRVEEFAAAAAFLCSSPASYITGTMLRVDGGAAKSI, from the coding sequence ATGGATCTCGGCATTTCCGGCAAACGCGCCCTCGTGCTCGCCGCCTCGCGCGGCCTTGGCCTCGGCATCGCAAAGGCGCTTGCGGCGGAGGGGTGCCATGTCCTCATCTGCGGACGCACGGAAGACAAGCTCAAGGCCAATGTCGAGGCCATCAGGGCATCTGGGGGCAAGGCGGACTATGTGGTCGCCGACCTCGCCGATGCGCATTTCGTCGACCAGATGCTGCACGCGGTCCATCACACGCTCGGCGGCATCGACATCCTCGTCAACAATACCGGCGGCCCGACGCCCGGCACCGTCGAGGACATGGATGCCGAGAAGCTCTACAACTTTTTCCAGTCCATGGTGGTCCGCGTCATCACGCTCACCAATGCGCTGGTGCCCTTGATGAAGACTCAGGGCTTTGGCCGTATCGTCACCGTCGCCTCCTCCGGCGTCTTCGAGCCGATCCCGAACCTCGCCCTCTCCAACACGCTGCGCGGTGCGCTCGTCGGCTGGAACAAGACGCTGTCGGCGGAGCTTGCCTCCTATGGCGTTACCGCGAACATGATCCTGCCCGGCCGCATTCACACGGACCGTATCGACGAGCTCGATGGCGCAAACGCCAAGAAGCACGGCAAGTCGCTGGACGAAGTACGCGCGGCATCGGTCAAGTCGATCCCCGCCCAGCGGCTCGGCCGTGTCGAGGAGTTCGCGGCCGCTGCGGCGTTCCTCTGCTCTAGCCCTGCAAGCTACATCACCGGCACCATGCTGCGCGTTGACGGCGGGGCGGCGAAATCGATCTGA
- a CDS encoding Hsp70 family protein yields MAEALGLDFGTTNTVIAVAESSDATHSVAYTSPAGTSDSMRTALSFLKDRQLGAGALKVEAGQAAIRAFIDNPGDCRFLQSIKTFAASALFQGTLVHARRFQFEDLMEVFLKRLQAYAGDGWPGEAKRLVAGRPVHFAGASPDPALAVTRYNEALTRLGFPEIHYVYEPVAAAFYFARTLKRDATVLVADFGGGTTDFSLIRFSTEAGKLSATPIGQSGVGIAGDQFDARIIDQLVAPEIGKGSQFKSFGKLLDVPSNYYLAFSRWNQLSVFKTLKEFTDLKSLVRQAEEPEKLELFIDLIDHDEGYPLYQAVSATKMALSSAEEADFRFAPLGKAGEKRVTRRDFESWIADDLVRMEEALDEVLAKSNTEAGTIDKIFLTGGTSFVPAVRDIFHRRFDASRIETGGELVSIAHGLALIGERDDIEQWVA; encoded by the coding sequence ATGGCTGAAGCGCTTGGGCTCGATTTCGGCACGACCAATACCGTGATCGCCGTCGCGGAAAGCAGCGACGCGACACATTCGGTCGCCTACACCTCGCCGGCCGGCACATCCGACAGCATGCGCACCGCGCTCTCCTTCCTCAAGGATCGACAACTCGGCGCTGGCGCGCTGAAGGTCGAGGCGGGCCAGGCCGCAATCCGTGCCTTCATCGACAATCCCGGCGACTGTCGTTTCCTGCAGTCGATCAAGACCTTTGCTGCTTCCGCCCTCTTCCAGGGGACGCTGGTGCATGCAAGGCGCTTCCAGTTCGAAGACCTGATGGAGGTGTTCCTGAAGCGCCTGCAGGCCTATGCGGGCGATGGCTGGCCGGGCGAGGCCAAGCGTCTCGTCGCCGGTCGTCCCGTCCATTTCGCCGGCGCCAGTCCCGATCCGGCGCTTGCCGTCACCCGCTACAACGAAGCGCTGACGCGGCTCGGTTTTCCCGAGATCCACTATGTCTATGAGCCGGTGGCCGCCGCCTTCTACTTTGCCCGCACGCTCAAGCGTGACGCGACGGTTCTCGTCGCCGACTTCGGCGGCGGTACGACCGACTTCTCGCTGATCCGCTTCTCGACCGAAGCCGGCAAGCTCAGCGCCACGCCGATTGGCCAGTCCGGTGTCGGCATTGCCGGCGACCAGTTCGATGCGCGCATCATCGACCAGCTGGTGGCGCCGGAAATCGGCAAGGGCAGCCAGTTCAAGAGCTTCGGCAAGCTGCTCGACGTCCCAAGCAACTACTATCTCGCCTTTTCGCGCTGGAACCAGCTTTCGGTCTTCAAGACCTTGAAGGAATTCACCGACCTCAAGTCGCTGGTGCGCCAGGCGGAAGAGCCGGAGAAGCTCGAACTGTTCATCGATCTGATCGATCACGACGAAGGTTACCCGCTCTATCAGGCGGTCTCGGCCACAAAGATGGCCCTGTCTTCGGCGGAGGAAGCCGATTTCCGCTTCGCGCCGCTCGGCAAGGCCGGCGAGAAGCGCGTGACCCGCCGCGATTTCGAAAGCTGGATTGCCGACGACCTCGTCCGCATGGAAGAGGCGCTCGACGAGGTGTTGGCCAAGAGCAACACCGAGGCCGGCACGATCGACAAGATATTCCTCACCGGCGGCACATCCTTCGTGCCCGCAGTGCGTGACATCTTCCACCGCCGCTTCGACGCAAGCCGCATCGAGACCGGCGGCGAACTGGTGTCGATTGCCCATGGCTTGGCTTTGATCGGCGAGCGGGACGATATCGAACAGTGGGTGGCGTGA
- a CDS encoding uracil-DNA glycosylase, translating into MIQARDMSSAELAALLAFHAEAGVEWLVEDDPIDRIAAFAAEKAARQVARPAADTQATNAQARSLPGRSVTPPSERQPARAQPAQGSALPAIPDENAIAEARFAAESARSLAELKTAIEAFTSCNLKTSARSTITAEGTGTAGIMVIGPMPNADDDREGQAFSGRAGLLLDRMLSAIGQSRESATITTIIPWRPPGDRMPSGPETAICRPFIERQIALAEPRLVLVLGNYAARFFFGETGTIHALRGKWRDIGAGGHTVQAMATLHPQELLAAPASKALAWMDLLAFSERVNPVQNG; encoded by the coding sequence ATGATCCAGGCCCGCGACATGTCCTCCGCAGAGCTCGCCGCGCTTCTCGCATTTCATGCAGAGGCCGGTGTCGAGTGGCTGGTGGAAGACGATCCGATCGACCGCATCGCGGCTTTTGCAGCCGAAAAGGCGGCGCGGCAGGTGGCACGCCCGGCAGCGGATACACAAGCCACCAACGCCCAGGCGCGCAGCCTGCCGGGACGCAGCGTAACTCCCCCCTCCGAACGCCAGCCGGCGCGGGCGCAACCCGCCCAAGGCTCGGCGCTGCCGGCGATCCCGGATGAGAATGCCATTGCCGAGGCGCGCTTTGCGGCCGAAAGCGCACGTTCGCTTGCCGAATTGAAAACTGCCATCGAAGCCTTCACCAGCTGCAATCTGAAAACCTCGGCACGGTCGACCATCACGGCCGAAGGTACCGGCACGGCCGGCATCATGGTGATCGGCCCCATGCCGAACGCGGATGACGACCGCGAGGGTCAGGCCTTTTCAGGGCGCGCAGGCCTTCTCCTCGACCGCATGCTTTCGGCCATCGGCCAGAGCCGCGAAAGCGCCACCATCACCACCATCATCCCCTGGCGGCCGCCTGGCGACCGTATGCCCTCCGGCCCGGAAACTGCCATTTGCCGACCCTTCATCGAACGCCAGATCGCGCTTGCTGAACCTCGCCTGGTCCTTGTGCTCGGCAATTATGCCGCCCGCTTCTTCTTCGGTGAAACCGGGACGATCCACGCTCTGCGTGGCAAGTGGCGTGATATCGGCGCCGGCGGCCATACCGTCCAGGCCATGGCGACGCTGCATCCGCAGGAGTTGCTCGCCGCCCCAGCCAGCAAGGCACTTGCCTGGATGGATCTGCTCGCCTTCTCCGAACGCGTGAATCCTGTCCAAAACGGCTAA